In Leptolyngbya iicbica LK, the genomic stretch GTCCTCATACCATTATTGGTACGAGTCTCAGCGTGATCGGCGTCTTTGTCATTAGCTGGACGGTGGTCCAAGACAGCAGTGTCACACCGATCTTGAACCCGTTTTCGCTGCTGCTGCCGTTGCTGGCTTGTCTGGCGGGCAATGTGTATATCGTCGGGCTCAATCAGATCGAAGATGTTGAGATCGATCGCATCAATAAACCCGCCCTCCCGATCGCTTCAGGCGAATTTTCGAACAGCAACGCCTGGAGCATCGTTGTTTTTGCGGCCAGTCTCAGCATTTTGTTAGCGGCCTTTGGCGACTGGTACTTGCTGGCGACGATTTTGCTGAGTTTAATCATCGGTACCGCCTATTCCGTGCCGCCGATTCGCCTCAAGCGGTTCCCCTTTTGGGCATCGGTTTGCATTTTGACCGTGCGCGGCGGCATCGTGAATCTGGGTTTGTTTTTGCACTACAGCCATCAACTGGGGCTACCGCTCCAGATTCCGGCCCGCATGTGGGCCTTAACCGCCTTTGTGCTGGTGTTCAGCATTGTGATCGCAATTTTTAAAGATATTCCTGACATTGAGGGCGATCGCCAATTCAATATCACCACCTTTACCGTCCGGTTAGGCCAAACTCGGGTTTATCAAGTGGCGCGACTGGTGTTGACCCTCTGCTATGTCGGCATGATGGTCGCCGTGCCGTGGATTCCAGGGATTGACTGGGTCTTTGTCGGGGTGACCCATACGGCCTTGCTGGGGTGGTTTTGGTGGCGCAGCTATCGAGTGGCCATGCCCAACCAGGCGGCTAGCGACGATTTGCCGCTGACTTTTACCAACTTTTACCAGTTCATCTGGCAACTCTTCTTTTTAGAGTATGTGCTGTATCCGATCGCCTGCCTATTGGGCTAACCTGCGGGTGGCAAAACCACCCAACTGTCCGGCAACCCCTAACGCAATCGTTCGTAGAGTGGGGATTTGAGATATGCCAACCACGGCGAAACGACAGCTGGGCGATCGCGGCGAAGCGCTCGTAGCTGACTGGCTGCGTCAACAGGGATGGCAGATCATTGCCCAGCAGTGGCACTGTCGCTGGGGCGAACTTGACCTGATTGCCCAGCATCCGCAGTCGGCGATCGGCATCGCGTTTGTGGAAGTCAAAACCCGTCGCCGTTTGGGGCTGGATCAGGGCGGCCGGCTAGCGATTACCCCCCAAAAGCAGCAAAAGCTGTGGCGCAGCGCCCAAACCTTTTTGACTGAGCACGAACTCTATCAGGAGTTGCCGTGCCGGTTTGATGTGGCCCTGGTGGTTCAGGGCATCACGACGCCGAGCCTCCGCCATACGTCCAGTGGCGCACCGCCTTTAACCCTGGTGGAGTATCTGGAAAACGCCTTTCAAATGGCCGATTAATTGCTGAGTAGAGGTTGATCGTCGAGTTGTGACAAATCGACAGATTCCAGCAGTTCTGACCAGCGGGCAGCCCAACTGCGATCGCTGCCGTCCGCCGCCGTCTGGAGCGTCGCTAGCTGCGCCACCGCATCAAACCAAAAGCCATTTTGGGTGTACAAACTGACCTGATCAGATGCTGAGACCAATGGCAGAACACTACTTAAGCCTTGGCTTGGGGGACGATATTCTACCCAGCCGGAAATCTGTAAATCACCGGTTTCATTAGCCGGGTTACAAAAAGCCTCAATTTGCCAAAGATAGCGATCGCCCGGTTCTAGTCCGGGTTGGTTAGCGGTTTCCGGCACCTCAAAGCTGACAATGCCAGCCCTCCCGAGACCGGTTTCATCCTGGGGAACGTCTAATCGGGTGGTGTAAAGGATCGAGAGCGGGGCACCAGACTCATCGACTTGGAAGAGCGAAAACCGGAAAGATTGCGCCTGACTAATCGGCATATACCAGTAAAACCGAGGATAGGGGGTAGCGCTTAAACCAATATTTTCAGTCGGTATGAGCCCAATCAATTCGGTGGGTGCCCCGGCCAAAATGCACCCCCGAGTCCCGGCACTCTCGCGACGTCCCGGCGTTCCCAAGCCTGCCGGTGGCACATACGGTTCCGCGAGGGCGGCAGTGCTACTCGCTAGCACCACTGCCAAAGGCAAAAGTTTCACACAGAATGAGCAAAGGACTTCAGCAAATTTCATGAATCTAAGCAGTGACAGTTTTCGGAAAATCGGGCACGCCTGATAGCTGCACCATACTCTGCTACTGCAACGTATTAAGGGCAAAATCCGCAAAAAATTACACGCTCATGATAGTTGAGCCCAAGTTTGAAGCCAGCGGAGCTAATCAACATGCGCATGTCCTCATTCCCCCCAATGCCTGATAGCCGCTCAACTAATGCGACCGATGGC encodes the following:
- a CDS encoding DUF928 domain-containing protein codes for the protein MKLLPLAVVLASSTAALAEPYVPPAGLGTPGRRESAGTRGCILAGAPTELIGLIPTENIGLSATPYPRFYWYMPISQAQSFRFSLFQVDESGAPLSILYTTRLDVPQDETGLGRAGIVSFEVPETANQPGLEPGDRYLWQIEAFCNPANETGDLQISGWVEYRPPSQGLSSVLPLVSASDQVSLYTQNGFWFDAVAQLATLQTAADGSDRSWAARWSELLESVDLSQLDDQPLLSN
- a CDS encoding homogentisate phytyltransferase, with product MQQLSLFRTPLPWLVAFWKFSRPHTIIGTSLSVIGVFVISWTVVQDSSVTPILNPFSLLLPLLACLAGNVYIVGLNQIEDVEIDRINKPALPIASGEFSNSNAWSIVVFAASLSILLAAFGDWYLLATILLSLIIGTAYSVPPIRLKRFPFWASVCILTVRGGIVNLGLFLHYSHQLGLPLQIPARMWALTAFVLVFSIVIAIFKDIPDIEGDRQFNITTFTVRLGQTRVYQVARLVLTLCYVGMMVAVPWIPGIDWVFVGVTHTALLGWFWWRSYRVAMPNQAASDDLPLTFTNFYQFIWQLFFLEYVLYPIACLLG
- a CDS encoding YraN family protein, with protein sequence MPTTAKRQLGDRGEALVADWLRQQGWQIIAQQWHCRWGELDLIAQHPQSAIGIAFVEVKTRRRLGLDQGGRLAITPQKQQKLWRSAQTFLTEHELYQELPCRFDVALVVQGITTPSLRHTSSGAPPLTLVEYLENAFQMAD